Proteins from a single region of Fischerella sp. PCC 9605:
- a CDS encoding MFS transporter gives MIEPTANNHQLLSRNSPFRIIGLIVWMVSYNIGVLPAIMPAIVRDFDSSIGSIQTVLVLFSLTTAAFAPTTENLCRYFGRTPVFLAGLVLYGIGIGLTALSPSIAILAISFAVLTGLAATPLVSTPWTFVDLIYRGKSEEQATVGLIVVSTLGSLMGSLLGGFLASRIGWRWAFVPSLIALIGIWFRRRSLPNLSLYCEQPIDWVGGLLSFLGLGMILSGVSLAMEFGWWEPKRVFSIGGVVLPPFPLSIVPPLIAAGLILLGFFGFWQRRQARKGEASILRAGLLRKPGFVLGMLAAMLHTLIIAGVQFNLFQYVPLALALDPYRTALTIMPLNITKILVVIGSLKLLKLGSDRNGDTVFQRLSPKLIVFIGLALLAIGILMFYRSLTLQVSSIDLLPGLLVMGIGSGLFSPYVSRLTYSAAENGRVEGTGIYNPVQNLGSSLGKAILGTALIFYTSRDIVDGVLQQIGQTVTPTNRIRLIATLQEMIQTMSRREVSAEVVNQVPPSVVPFLRQISQEATTSGLRTSLLLALLLTGLCFLLATTLPKYPSRPVEENF, from the coding sequence ATGATTGAACCGACGGCAAACAATCATCAGCTATTGAGTCGCAATTCCCCCTTCAGGATCATCGGTCTGATCGTCTGGATGGTCTCGTACAACATTGGGGTGCTGCCCGCGATCATGCCTGCGATCGTGCGCGATTTTGACTCAAGCATTGGCTCGATTCAGACTGTTCTAGTGCTGTTTTCGCTCACGACTGCCGCCTTTGCACCCACGACAGAAAATCTCTGCCGCTATTTTGGTCGCACACCAGTCTTCCTGGCTGGACTGGTACTCTATGGAATTGGCATCGGCTTAACGGCTCTGAGTCCTTCGATCGCAATCCTGGCGATCAGTTTTGCTGTACTAACAGGTCTAGCGGCAACGCCCCTCGTCAGCACTCCCTGGACATTCGTAGATCTCATTTACAGAGGCAAATCTGAAGAGCAGGCAACGGTTGGTTTAATTGTGGTGTCTACCCTAGGTAGCTTGATGGGATCGCTGCTCGGAGGTTTCCTCGCATCCAGAATTGGTTGGCGCTGGGCGTTTGTGCCATCGCTGATCGCCTTGATTGGGATCTGGTTTCGGCGGCGATCGCTCCCCAACCTCAGCCTTTACTGTGAGCAGCCGATCGATTGGGTCGGTGGGCTACTGTCGTTCCTGGGACTGGGGATGATTTTGAGCGGTGTGAGTCTGGCAATGGAGTTTGGTTGGTGGGAGCCGAAGCGCGTTTTTTCGATTGGCGGAGTCGTGCTGCCGCCGTTTCCCCTGTCGATCGTGCCGCCTCTGATTGCGGCGGGCTTGATTCTGCTTGGATTTTTTGGCTTTTGGCAGCGGCGGCAAGCAAGAAAAGGCGAAGCTTCGATTTTAAGGGCAGGACTGCTGCGGAAGCCAGGATTTGTACTGGGAATGCTGGCGGCGATGCTGCATACGCTGATCATTGCTGGGGTACAGTTTAATCTATTTCAGTATGTCCCACTAGCGCTGGCACTCGACCCTTACCGGACAGCGCTGACCATTATGCCCTTGAACATCACGAAAATTCTAGTGGTGATAGGGTCACTCAAACTGCTCAAGTTAGGGAGCGATCGCAATGGAGACACAGTATTTCAGCGGTTATCACCGAAATTGATCGTGTTTATCGGACTAGCGCTTCTAGCTATTGGAATCTTGATGTTCTATCGCAGTCTCACGCTTCAAGTGTCCTCGATCGATTTACTACCAGGGCTGTTGGTCATGGGCATTGGCTCAGGTTTATTTTCCCCTTATGTCAGTCGATTAACTTACTCAGCAGCAGAAAATGGCAGAGTCGAAGGAACAGGAATCTACAACCCAGTGCAGAATTTAGGCAGTTCGTTGGGTAAAGCCATTCTAGGGACAGCGTTGATCTTTTATACTTCACGGGATATTGTGGACGGTGTTTTACAGCAGATAGGGCAGACTGTCACTCCCACGAATCGCATCCGATTGATTGCCACGCTGCAAGAAATGATTCAAACGATGTCTCGGCGAGAAGTAAGTGCAGAGGTAGTCAACCAGGTGCCACCATCGGTCGTGCCTTTTCTGCGCCAGATTAGTCAGGAAGCTACGACTTCAGGACTGCGAACTTCTCTGCTGCTGGCGCTGCTGCTCACCGGACTTTGTTTTCTACTTGCAACCACCCTCCCCAAATATCCATCACGCCCCGTCGAGGAGAATTTCTAA